In Mercurialis annua linkage group LG5, ddMerAnnu1.2, whole genome shotgun sequence, a single genomic region encodes these proteins:
- the LOC126681636 gene encoding uncharacterized protein LOC126681636, which produces MTFKMDEFLSIPIWVHFPRLPWEFWSNSMLGKIASMCGRPMHTDQCTRHQTRLAYARVLGEMEIFGEFPNEVILEDENGETFIQEVVYEWMPSGCSNCKVMGHTDFSCKVGQSKKTWVPKNPGEVESKETVVAGIEGKMGDEGSKESQGLSKLNEEEKGVSQQLVTEDEPGTSNFIVVQKQNKPAASLAKGKNKAPVITATGNRFEIPGMNRLGIIGDKRVKKVNITPERGK; this is translated from the coding sequence ATGACATTCAAGATGGATGAGTTTTTGAGCATACCTATTTGGGTTCACTTCCCAAGGCTTCCATGGGAATTCTGGTCTAATAGTATGCTAGGGAAGATTGCTAGCATGTGTGGCAGACCCATGCACACGGACCAGTGTACTAGACACCAGACCAGGCTTGCTTATGCCAGAGTACTTGGAGAAATGGAGATTTTTGGTGAATTTCCAAATGAAGTGATATTAGAAGatgaaaatggggaaacctttaTACAGGAAGTAGTGTATGAGTGGATGCCTTCTGGTTGCTCTAATTGCAAGGTAATGGGTCACACTGATTTCTCTTGTAAGGTGGGTCAAAGTAAGAAAACCTGGGTCCCTAAAAATCCAGGTGAAGTGGAGAGTAAGGAAACAGTGGTAGCTGGTATTGAAGGAAAAATGGGTGATGAAGGGAGTAAAGAGAGCCAGGGATTGAGTAAATTGAATGAAGAAGAGAAAGGGGTGAGCCAACAGCTGGTCACAGAGGATGAACCTGGGACTAGCAATTTTATTGTGGTTCAAAAGCAAAACAAGCCTGCTGCTAGTTTAGCGAAAGGGAAGAATAAAGCTCCTGTTATAACAGCTACTGGGAATAGATTTGAAATTCCTGGAATGAATAGATTGGGGATAATTGGAGATAAGAGAGTGAAGAAGGTCAACATTACCCCTGAAAGGGGAAAATGA